One genomic segment of Acinetobacter sp. C26M includes these proteins:
- a CDS encoding DUF3488 and transglutaminase-like domain-containing protein, translating into MTKQIYFCVLAVLAFVLLGQIAFAPAALTGLWAVVWLLLVRRYRKQSWLPFPKWFLVIFILLSLGIVYINYQTILGVEAGVAFLSTCLFAKCLEAKNTRDLLIVFNFALFVSASLLLHSQAFWMALIVFTAFVMCLVGLYRIQTGLFSQTKLSSNQFKQDVKQIFKFVGIAIPFFLILFIFFPRLPPLWAVPIQSNQATTGISDRMSPGDIAQLSQSSALAFRVVANMSQFPNRSELYWRALVLDQYDGTTWTSSFFNQQIKSEQSTPRSVFYQYLAADEQASWIMGLEYSIPQERYLQLYQDNSIRPTKLVKRNVPIQMRWLGRMSAERVSLSQRQLELNLNFDEGRDLKAQQLAHGLFEKSQKQPELYLQSVLSWYRKNGFVYTLTPGTLGGDRIDQFLFSSRKGFCEHYASSFVMLMRYVGIPARVVTGYQGGQLAPDGQSWEVRQLDAHAWSEVYLDGKWKRIDPTAMIAPQRIDTGMQDYLAQDQTVWGDESKAWRLQQFKFLKNMRIWSDYLSYQWQSKVVGYDAEKQKNWLSRLGLDSSYAYAIVLIIGVIAILLVYAGIYWWKQTRQQTNTQRAINKLQMQLPKALHKQAAETFQVWMRRLAAQVEDKRVFEQAIVLYQQIVFLEQQDSANTQDFKRLLKDCAIALKQSQKNL; encoded by the coding sequence ATGACTAAACAAATCTATTTCTGTGTTTTAGCTGTCTTGGCTTTCGTATTACTTGGGCAAATCGCTTTTGCACCTGCTGCTTTAACGGGATTATGGGCGGTGGTTTGGTTGTTATTGGTTCGGAGATATCGTAAACAGAGCTGGCTGCCTTTTCCAAAATGGTTTTTGGTGATTTTTATTCTATTGTCCTTGGGTATTGTTTATATCAATTATCAAACCATCCTAGGGGTAGAAGCGGGCGTCGCCTTTTTAAGTACCTGTTTATTTGCCAAATGTTTAGAAGCCAAAAACACCCGTGATTTATTGATTGTCTTTAATTTTGCTCTATTTGTCAGTGCCAGCCTATTGTTACATAGCCAAGCTTTTTGGATGGCACTAATTGTATTTACAGCCTTTGTAATGTGTTTAGTCGGTCTTTATCGCATACAGACAGGATTATTTAGTCAGACGAAATTATCATCCAATCAATTTAAACAAGATGTGAAGCAAATTTTTAAATTTGTAGGCATTGCAATTCCTTTCTTTCTGATCTTATTTATTTTCTTTCCGCGCTTACCGCCATTGTGGGCAGTTCCAATTCAGAGTAATCAGGCCACTACCGGGATTAGTGATCGTATGTCACCTGGGGATATTGCACAATTATCGCAGTCCTCGGCTTTGGCCTTTCGAGTAGTGGCAAATATGTCGCAATTTCCAAATCGGTCAGAACTATATTGGCGAGCCTTGGTTTTAGATCAATATGATGGAACCACATGGACCAGCAGTTTTTTTAATCAGCAAATCAAAAGTGAACAGTCCACACCACGGAGCGTGTTTTATCAATATTTGGCAGCTGACGAGCAAGCCAGTTGGATCATGGGCTTGGAATATTCGATTCCTCAAGAACGCTATTTGCAGTTGTATCAAGACAATAGTATTCGTCCAACTAAATTAGTTAAGCGTAATGTACCGATACAAATGCGTTGGCTCGGAAGGATGTCGGCTGAAAGGGTTTCCTTGTCGCAGCGACAGCTTGAGTTAAATCTTAATTTTGATGAGGGGCGGGATCTTAAAGCGCAGCAATTGGCGCATGGGCTGTTTGAAAAAAGTCAGAAGCAACCTGAACTATATCTACAATCTGTGCTGTCATGGTACCGAAAAAATGGTTTTGTTTATACCTTAACACCAGGGACTTTAGGTGGCGATCGTATTGATCAGTTCTTGTTTTCCAGCCGCAAGGGCTTTTGCGAGCATTATGCGTCTAGTTTTGTCATGCTAATGCGTTATGTTGGAATTCCAGCACGTGTAGTGACTGGCTATCAAGGCGGTCAACTGGCGCCTGATGGGCAAAGTTGGGAGGTTCGACAACTTGATGCGCACGCTTGGAGTGAGGTCTATCTAGATGGAAAATGGAAAAGAATTGATCCGACAGCCATGATTGCACCGCAACGAATTGATACGGGCATGCAGGATTATTTGGCACAAGATCAAACTGTATGGGGGGATGAAAGTAAAGCTTGGCGTTTGCAACAATTTAAGTTTCTAAAAAATATGCGGATTTGGAGTGATTATTTAAGTTATCAATGGCAAAGTAAAGTCGTTGGTTACGATGCAGAAAAGCAGAAAAACTGGCTGTCTCGCTTAGGGCTGGATTCAAGTTATGCATATGCGATTGTTTTGATTATTGGTGTAATCGCTATTTTGCTGGTTTATGCGGGTATCTATTGGTGGAAGCAAACAAGACAGCAGACCAATACTCAAAGAGCAATTAATAAGTTGCAAATGCAGTTGCCAAAGGCTTTACATAAGCAAGCAGCAGAAACTTTTCAAGTGTGGATGCGGCGTTTGGCAGCTCAAGTTGAAGACAAACGGGTATTTGAGCAAGCGATTGTGTTATATCAACAAATTGTTTTTTTAGAGCAGCAGGATAGCGCAAATACTCAAGATTTTAAGCGCTTGCTTAAAGACTGCGCAATTGCACTGAAACAATCTCAAAAAAACTTGTGA
- a CDS encoding DUF58 domain-containing protein: MQTGLKQQVNQWIAKRFQVDRSKTLRQKDVLVFIYKQGFLYLVLILITFIAGINYANNLILGFCFLISAILCISFYLTFKQLHDLQIDVVMPEVGQVDQTLFLKLVLKQPVGAARYLRVQWQTQEQLIYTDQTQHSVELAVMPDKRGLYEFGAVKIYSTYPLGLVRAWTYLYPKHKVWVAPKGYDWQKEHKNKPTSAQDSLDEFKELRGFQYGDSYQNVAWKQVARGQGFLIKIFEAQANHQHLEIDYQQIPAQSHEDKLSFMMGLVEQCEQLGDDYALILPHTRLESGQGKSQLIRAKLLLAQA, from the coding sequence ATGCAAACAGGACTTAAACAACAGGTCAATCAATGGATCGCAAAACGTTTCCAAGTGGATCGTAGTAAAACCCTACGACAAAAGGATGTTTTGGTTTTTATCTATAAACAAGGTTTTCTATATCTGGTCCTGATTCTAATTACCTTTATTGCCGGCATTAACTATGCCAATAACCTGATTTTAGGATTTTGTTTTTTAATCAGCGCCATTCTGTGTATTAGTTTTTATCTGACTTTTAAGCAATTACATGATTTACAAATTGATGTTGTGATGCCTGAGGTTGGGCAGGTTGATCAGACACTTTTCTTAAAATTAGTGTTGAAACAACCCGTAGGGGCAGCACGTTATCTAAGAGTTCAGTGGCAAACGCAAGAGCAATTGATTTATACCGATCAGACACAACACAGTGTTGAGCTTGCCGTTATGCCAGATAAACGCGGACTCTATGAATTTGGTGCCGTTAAAATTTATTCTACTTATCCATTAGGATTAGTCCGCGCATGGACTTATTTATATCCAAAACATAAAGTCTGGGTTGCCCCAAAGGGCTATGACTGGCAGAAAGAGCACAAAAATAAGCCGACTTCAGCCCAAGATAGCTTAGATGAATTTAAAGAGTTGCGTGGCTTTCAATACGGTGATTCTTATCAAAATGTGGCATGGAAACAGGTCGCACGTGGACAGGGATTTCTGATCAAAATATTTGAAGCTCAGGCCAATCACCAGCATTTGGAAATTGACTATCAGCAGATCCCAGCTCAAAGCCATGAAGATAAATTAAGTTTTATGATGGGGTTGGTCGAGCAATGTGAACAGTTAGGTGATGATTACGCACTTATTTTGCCGCATACACGCTTGGAAAGCGGGCAGGGAAAATCTCAGTTAATTAGAGCAAAACTTTTATTAGCGCAGGCATAA
- a CDS encoding AAA family ATPase, with translation MWGADQASIQDKKRQNQALEQDIKSFGQKVEHFLIEVNQLILDKPQQTKLALTCLLAGGHVLFEDLPGLGKTTLASALARLAGLHFQRIQFTNDMLASDVIGINIFNQKEHVFEFKQGPVFTQILLADEINRCSPKTQSALLEAMEEGAVTVDGVHYELPQPFWVLATQNPLFQSGTYALPESQLDRFLMRLSLGYPSRQAEKLLLQQSSRQVLIHQLDAVFNQADILHLRELAKQIFLSDTVLNYILDLAAETRKQRHGLSTRGVLALKAAAQAYALVEGRSFVTTDDVQTVFVAVVAHRLSLGEMEVKQLLQSVDAL, from the coding sequence ATGTGGGGCGCGGATCAGGCTTCAATTCAAGACAAAAAACGACAAAACCAAGCATTAGAACAAGATATTAAAAGCTTCGGTCAAAAGGTTGAGCACTTTTTAATTGAAGTTAATCAGCTTATTTTGGATAAGCCACAACAAACCAAACTGGCTCTGACCTGTTTACTGGCAGGCGGTCATGTATTATTTGAAGATTTACCAGGACTCGGCAAAACAACTTTAGCCAGTGCTTTGGCTCGTTTGGCTGGATTACATTTTCAGCGAATTCAATTCACCAATGATATGTTGGCCAGTGATGTGATTGGCATCAATATTTTTAACCAGAAAGAACATGTATTTGAGTTTAAGCAAGGCCCTGTTTTTACTCAAATCCTCCTCGCAGATGAAATTAACCGCTGTAGCCCCAAAACTCAAAGTGCTTTGTTGGAAGCGATGGAAGAAGGGGCTGTCACTGTAGATGGCGTGCATTATGAATTGCCACAACCTTTTTGGGTACTCGCTACGCAAAACCCACTCTTTCAAAGTGGAACTTATGCATTGCCAGAGTCTCAACTAGACCGTTTTTTGATGCGATTGTCATTGGGTTATCCCTCTCGTCAAGCAGAAAAATTACTGTTACAACAAAGCTCACGCCAAGTCCTGATTCATCAATTAGATGCCGTATTTAACCAAGCCGATATTTTACATTTACGTGAATTGGCCAAACAGATCTTCCTGAGTGACACCGTACTTAATTATATTTTAGACTTAGCTGCGGAAACACGTAAACAACGCCATGGCCTGTCTACACGTGGAGTATTGGCACTGAAAGCTGCAGCACAAGCTTATGCGTTGGTTGAAGGGCGTAGCTTCGTGACCACGGATGATGTACAGACGGTATTTGTTGCTGTGGTTGCACATCGTTTAAGTTTGGGGGAGATGGAGGTAAAACAACTGTTGCAGTCTGTTGATGCATTGTAG
- a CDS encoding YbdD/YjiX family protein: MDFKIARQGSAVIVKIIKFTIMSQKHLLLSPKNWSRIAVLWQRLQQSFRLMVGVPDYETYVQHMKAHHPDLTPMDAKTFYRHCIDARYPSAGGNMKKCPC; the protein is encoded by the coding sequence ATGGATTTTAAAATTGCTCGACAAGGCAGTGCGGTGATTGTGAAGATTATTAAATTCACTATCATGTCGCAAAAACATTTGCTTTTATCACCGAAAAATTGGTCGCGTATTGCTGTGTTATGGCAGCGTTTGCAGCAGAGTTTTCGGTTGATGGTCGGTGTGCCAGATTATGAAACTTATGTGCAGCATATGAAAGCGCATCATCCTGATCTAACCCCGATGGATGCAAAGACTTTTTATCGACATTGTATCGATGCACGTTATCCTTCTGCGGGTGGCAATATGAAAAAATGCCCTTGCTAG
- a CDS encoding carbon starvation CstA family protein, with protein METTQAKSTLPSKLLWSLVAIVGAISFGILAVSRGEHVNAVWLVLAAVCVYSIAYRFYSLFIANKVFELNPKRLTPAHRLADGLDYVPTNKFVLFGHHFAAIAGAGPLVGPILAAQMGYLPGTIWLLVGVVIAGAVQDFLVLFISTRRDGRSLGEMAKQELGTFAGVIVMLGTLGVMIIILAVLALVVVKALAHSPWGVFSIAATIPIALFMGVYMRYLRPGKIAEVSIIGFVLMMAAIVYGGDVAKDPYWGQLFTLSGTQLTWALIIYGFIASVLPVWLLLAPRDYLSTFLKIGVIAGLAIGIIFAMPDLKMPAITHFVDGTGPVFAGSLFPFLFITIACGAISGFHALVASGTTPKLVDNEVNIRMIGYGGMLMESFVGIMAMICATVLDPGIYFAINAPAAVLGTSVETAAEAVRNLGFVVSPEMLTLLAQEVGESSILSRTGGAPTFAIGMAHIISEIFNNRSMMAFWYHFAILFEALFILTAVDAGTRACRFMVQDTVGIVVPAIKQSSSFFGNLVGTFVAVAGWGFFVYQGVVDPLGGINSLWPLFGIGNQILASMALILGTVILFKMKKEKYVWVTIVPTIFLFITSMTAGWQKIFHENPKIGFLAQANRFSDAIARGEVLAPAKTIAEMQTIVMSNQINAALCGFFMIVAIVMIIASIGIVRRALASPTPTVNEAPAVYSETPMTANSIKGE; from the coding sequence ATGGAGACAACACAAGCAAAGTCAACACTTCCCTCGAAACTCCTATGGAGTTTGGTTGCCATTGTTGGGGCAATTTCATTTGGGATATTGGCGGTTAGTCGTGGTGAGCATGTTAATGCGGTCTGGTTAGTTCTTGCCGCGGTCTGTGTATATAGCATTGCATATCGGTTCTATAGTTTATTTATTGCAAACAAAGTTTTTGAATTAAATCCTAAACGGTTAACCCCAGCTCATCGTCTCGCAGATGGTCTGGATTATGTTCCTACCAATAAATTTGTTCTATTCGGTCATCACTTTGCCGCGATTGCTGGTGCAGGGCCGTTAGTTGGTCCAATTCTCGCAGCGCAAATGGGCTACTTACCTGGAACTATCTGGCTTTTAGTCGGTGTGGTGATTGCAGGTGCTGTACAAGATTTTCTGGTTTTATTTATCTCCACACGTCGTGATGGTCGCTCTCTAGGCGAAATGGCCAAACAAGAACTCGGTACTTTTGCCGGTGTGATTGTCATGCTCGGTACGTTGGGTGTGATGATCATTATCCTTGCAGTACTCGCATTGGTCGTCGTCAAAGCATTAGCGCATAGTCCATGGGGTGTGTTCAGTATTGCTGCAACAATTCCAATCGCCTTATTCATGGGCGTGTATATGCGTTATCTACGTCCAGGGAAAATTGCTGAAGTATCGATTATTGGCTTTGTGCTGATGATGGCGGCAATTGTATATGGTGGGGACGTTGCAAAAGATCCATATTGGGGGCAGCTATTTACCCTCAGTGGTACTCAATTGACATGGGCCTTAATTATTTATGGTTTTATCGCCTCAGTTTTACCTGTTTGGTTGTTATTAGCACCGCGTGACTACTTATCAACTTTCCTTAAAATTGGTGTGATTGCAGGTTTGGCTATCGGTATTATCTTTGCGATGCCTGATTTGAAAATGCCTGCAATAACCCATTTTGTTGATGGTACGGGCCCAGTATTTGCGGGTAGTTTATTTCCTTTCTTATTTATCACCATTGCCTGTGGTGCGATTTCAGGCTTCCATGCCTTGGTTGCATCAGGTACGACACCGAAATTGGTCGATAACGAAGTCAATATTCGTATGATCGGTTATGGCGGTATGTTGATGGAATCATTCGTCGGTATCATGGCAATGATCTGTGCAACAGTACTCGATCCAGGCATTTACTTCGCAATTAATGCGCCAGCAGCAGTTTTAGGGACCTCGGTAGAGACTGCTGCGGAAGCCGTGCGTAATCTCGGTTTCGTGGTGAGTCCAGAAATGTTGACCTTATTGGCTCAGGAAGTCGGTGAGAGTTCAATCCTGTCTCGTACAGGTGGTGCGCCTACATTTGCAATTGGTATGGCACATATCATTTCAGAGATTTTTAACAACCGCTCAATGATGGCATTTTGGTATCACTTTGCGATTCTGTTTGAAGCATTATTTATTTTAACTGCAGTAGATGCGGGTACACGCGCTTGCCGTTTCATGGTGCAAGATACAGTGGGTATCGTGGTTCCAGCGATTAAACAATCAAGTTCATTCTTTGGGAACTTGGTTGGGACCTTTGTCGCGGTGGCAGGTTGGGGATTCTTCGTCTATCAAGGTGTGGTTGACCCATTAGGTGGGATTAACTCCTTGTGGCCGTTATTTGGTATTGGTAACCAAATCTTGGCATCTATGGCTTTGATCTTGGGTACAGTCATTCTATTCAAGATGAAGAAAGAGAAGTATGTTTGGGTCACCATTGTCCCGACGATTTTCTTGTTCATTACTTCAATGACAGCAGGCTGGCAAAAGATTTTTCATGAAAATCCAAAAATTGGCTTCCTTGCACAAGCGAATCGTTTCTCGGATGCAATTGCGCGTGGTGAGGTGCTTGCACCAGCCAAGACCATTGCTGAAATGCAAACCATTGTGATGTCGAATCAGATCAATGCTGCACTGTGTGGCTTCTTTATGATTGTTGCGATTGTGATGATCATTGCTTCGATTGGTATTGTACGCAGAGCATTGGCGAGTCCAACACCAACAGTGAACGAGGCACCAGCAGTTTATTCAGAAACCCCGATGACTGCGAATAGCATCAAAGGAGAGTAG
- the efp gene encoding elongation factor P gives MAYYSTNDFKAGLKVMLDGNPCSIMENEYVKPGKGQAFNRVKLRNLRSGKVLEKTFKSGDSLEAADIVEVEMDYLYNDGEMWNFMDPVSFEQIAADKTAMGDAAKWLKDDSNEKCTIMLFNGVPLNVNPPNFVVLKIIETDPGVRGDTSGGGGKPAKLETGAVVRVPLFVQQEESVRVDTRTGDYLERA, from the coding sequence ATGGCCTATTATTCTACAAATGATTTTAAAGCAGGCCTTAAGGTTATGCTTGATGGCAACCCATGTTCAATCATGGAAAATGAATATGTAAAACCAGGTAAAGGTCAAGCGTTTAACCGTGTGAAACTACGTAACCTTCGCTCTGGTAAAGTATTAGAAAAAACATTTAAATCAGGTGACTCTTTAGAAGCAGCTGATATTGTAGAAGTTGAAATGGATTACCTCTACAACGATGGCGAAATGTGGAACTTCATGGATCCTGTATCTTTCGAGCAAATCGCTGCTGACAAAACAGCAATGGGCGATGCTGCGAAATGGTTAAAAGACGATTCTAATGAAAAATGTACGATCATGTTATTCAATGGCGTACCTTTGAACGTAAACCCACCAAACTTCGTTGTGTTGAAAATTATTGAAACTGATCCAGGCGTACGTGGTGATACTTCTGGTGGTGGCGGTAAACCAGCGAAGCTTGAAACAGGTGCTGTGGTACGTGTTCCATTATTCGTACAGCAAGAAGAAAGTGTTCGTGTAGACACGCGTACAGGTGACTACCTAGAGCGTGCATAA
- the epmB gene encoding EF-P beta-lysylation protein EpmB — MINYLHQEQNWQSQLSDLITDPLELLNLLELSTDQLLSGAILASEQFKLRVPRAFVGKMNIGDPLDPLLLQVLPHHLELEEHPEFVTDPLGEEAANQMAGVLHKYQSRFLLTLTGACAIHCRYCFRRHFPYQENLPKNDDWINIKQYIEQNPQINEVILSGGDPLTLNNRKISLWLERLASLPQIKILRIHSRVPIVIPNRIDDELISILKNSRLRIVVVVHSNHAAELDDFTCSKLLQLSLHHITVLNQAVLLKGVNDSAETLNELSSRLFEARVMPYYLHVLDKVKGAQHFDIRSSEIDQIYSDVLASLPGYLVPKLVREIAGEKNKTPLFGIQTF, encoded by the coding sequence ATGATAAACTATTTACATCAAGAGCAAAACTGGCAATCGCAACTCAGTGACCTAATTACTGATCCCTTAGAGCTGTTAAATCTGCTTGAGTTATCTACCGATCAGCTATTATCAGGGGCAATCCTCGCTTCTGAACAGTTTAAATTGCGCGTTCCACGTGCATTCGTCGGAAAAATGAACATTGGTGATCCGTTAGATCCGCTATTGCTCCAAGTCCTACCACATCACCTAGAATTGGAAGAACATCCTGAATTTGTCACTGACCCCTTAGGTGAAGAAGCCGCTAATCAAATGGCAGGTGTATTACATAAATATCAATCACGGTTTTTATTGACCTTAACGGGTGCATGCGCGATTCACTGTCGCTATTGTTTCCGTCGTCATTTTCCGTATCAAGAGAATCTCCCGAAGAATGACGACTGGATCAATATAAAACAGTATATTGAGCAAAACCCACAAATCAATGAAGTGATTTTAAGTGGCGGTGATCCACTCACTTTAAATAATCGAAAAATTTCTTTATGGCTAGAACGTCTAGCATCTCTCCCTCAGATTAAGATATTGAGAATTCATTCACGTGTTCCGATTGTAATCCCCAACCGGATTGACGATGAGCTGATTTCTATATTAAAAAACAGTAGGCTACGCATTGTAGTAGTGGTACACTCAAACCACGCAGCTGAACTCGATGATTTCACCTGCTCGAAGTTGCTACAGTTATCGCTCCACCATATAACCGTCCTCAATCAGGCAGTTTTACTCAAAGGTGTGAACGATTCTGCAGAAACTTTAAATGAATTGAGTAGCCGTTTATTTGAAGCAAGAGTAATGCCCTATTACCTTCATGTTTTAGATAAAGTCAAAGGTGCTCAGCATTTTGATATAAGATCTTCAGAGATAGATCAAATATACAGTGATGTATTAGCGAGTTTGCCAGGATACCTCGTCCCAAAACTCGTTAGGGAAATTGCGGGCGAAAAAAATAAAACACCGCTTTTTGGGATTCAAACGTTCTGA
- a CDS encoding GTPase has translation MMNNAFSDIFQIPTVLTRDKLSFCDTNSKSLNEWISNLSIMQLGDTSKALFAALLELSELECSETLRFDLVQVLHPTIENVLGSLEKNFFNQGVISSDRNEHIIELAMLLRCYFAAIYINIVRRSNDQLDQQKFSIFALNQKKNLQTARTLATFQSLQQLTQLLYQQHMLYSEPVAGQWLIAHQLYDAAVMHKYQHNNLDQTQGKPSSISNITQAYAQLILMDIFNTNQIRQSEIQALFQCSFDWAKMVQILSKETDLTKYVVDTTKDHPPIYNKKQSSGFNPNIFISTHSLLDHVTATLHKNAEYISKNEKIYLTPALKFHVQTILGTTAERRHERYEYSAQLHICFGLLTAHFYLSKAKNFAETLLLDHSYGLQNESKFMSAWDKKSASDNQESAIQRLSRESKAVYQADILDISVNGYRIKWSGEAPKNLRTGEYILVKETSHGHWRGGVIRWLKQSSEKSLELGLEVLAQEIFPCAVRIQADRHVSNYHPTLLLKNQNLDETKTTLILPGSQIFREHQAVHLRLGKEEVKVYLLNAQLITQSFVQFEFELLNDEEHPVLQKYMAQKNMDTIDQDLWEALK, from the coding sequence ATGATGAATAATGCTTTTTCGGATATTTTCCAAATTCCAACGGTCTTAACAAGAGACAAACTGAGTTTTTGTGATACCAATTCAAAAAGTTTGAATGAATGGATCTCAAACCTATCAATTATGCAGTTGGGTGATACTTCTAAAGCATTGTTTGCTGCCCTATTAGAATTGAGTGAATTAGAGTGCTCTGAAACTTTAAGATTTGATTTAGTTCAAGTATTACATCCGACGATTGAAAACGTTTTAGGTAGTTTAGAGAAAAACTTTTTCAATCAAGGTGTGATTAGCTCAGATCGGAATGAACATATTATTGAACTCGCAATGTTATTACGTTGTTACTTTGCGGCAATCTATATCAATATCGTACGCCGTAGTAATGACCAACTTGATCAACAGAAGTTTTCAATTTTCGCACTTAATCAAAAAAAGAATCTGCAAACTGCCAGAACCTTAGCGACATTCCAGTCATTACAACAACTGACTCAATTACTGTATCAACAACACATGCTGTATAGCGAACCCGTTGCTGGACAATGGTTAATTGCTCATCAACTCTATGATGCAGCAGTCATGCATAAATATCAGCATAACAACTTGGATCAGACTCAAGGCAAACCAAGTTCTATCAGCAATATTACCCAAGCTTACGCACAATTGATTTTGATGGATATTTTTAATACCAATCAAATCCGTCAATCTGAAATTCAAGCTTTATTCCAGTGTAGTTTTGATTGGGCCAAAATGGTTCAAATTTTATCGAAAGAAACTGATTTAACTAAGTACGTAGTCGATACCACTAAAGATCATCCACCGATTTATAATAAGAAACAAAGCTCTGGCTTTAACCCAAATATTTTTATCAGTACACATAGCCTACTTGATCATGTTACGGCAACGTTGCATAAAAATGCTGAATACATTTCTAAGAACGAAAAAATATATTTAACGCCAGCACTGAAATTTCATGTGCAGACCATTTTAGGGACAACTGCTGAACGTCGTCATGAGCGTTATGAATACTCAGCTCAGTTGCATATTTGCTTTGGTTTACTGACTGCCCATTTTTATCTATCAAAAGCTAAGAATTTCGCAGAGACTTTATTGCTCGACCATAGTTATGGTCTGCAAAACGAATCAAAGTTTATGTCTGCCTGGGACAAAAAGAGTGCTTCCGACAACCAAGAATCGGCAATTCAGCGGTTAAGCCGTGAAAGCAAAGCAGTTTATCAAGCTGATATTTTAGATATCAGTGTGAACGGCTATCGTATTAAGTGGTCTGGAGAAGCACCCAAAAACTTGAGAACTGGCGAATATATTTTAGTCAAAGAAACATCACATGGGCATTGGCGTGGAGGTGTAATTCGTTGGCTCAAACAATCGAGCGAGAAAAGTCTGGAGCTCGGCTTAGAAGTATTAGCACAAGAGATTTTCCCTTGTGCTGTTCGCATACAGGCTGACCGACATGTAAGCAACTATCATCCAACACTTTTATTAAAAAACCAAAATTTGGATGAAACAAAAACAACGTTAATTTTACCAGGTTCACAAATTTTTAGAGAACACCAAGCTGTTCATTTAAGATTGGGGAAAGAGGAAGTCAAAGTGTATTTATTAAACGCACAATTAATTACCCAGAGTTTTGTTCAATTTGAATTTGAACTGCTAAATGATGAGGAACATCCTGTTCTTCAAAAATATATGGCACAAAAAAATATGGACACAATTGATCAAGATTTATGGGAAGCATTGAAGTGA